The Spirosoma radiotolerans genome has a window encoding:
- a CDS encoding sugar transferase, with the protein MLSVDSFLYSQIETNPAKQANLTIARTRYVPYGKRIFDVSISLLVIVSILIWLIPVLALLIRATSPGPALFLQTRTGRNGRVFRCMKLRTMYHQENPVFRQATTNDPRITPLGSFLRRTNLDEMPQFLNVLLGDMSLVGPRPHAIQDDSQYWFSLTDYAQRYTVRPGITGLAQVRGARGETDKLIKMKHRLRYDLYYIKRQSLVFDLMLCWLTVMSMLKSTSILNQVIAALPVRAKNLKSKIGAQTNVSQSL; encoded by the coding sequence ATGCTTTCAGTAGATTCCTTTTTATATTCTCAGATTGAGACTAACCCTGCCAAACAGGCCAATCTTACAATTGCCAGAACAAGGTACGTGCCGTATGGTAAGCGCATCTTCGATGTGAGCATTTCGCTGCTGGTCATAGTATCGATCCTGATCTGGCTGATTCCGGTGCTGGCACTGCTTATTCGGGCTACCTCGCCGGGCCCCGCCCTGTTTTTACAGACCCGAACCGGCCGCAACGGACGCGTATTTCGTTGTATGAAACTCCGTACGATGTACCACCAGGAAAATCCGGTTTTCAGACAGGCAACAACAAATGATCCACGGATTACCCCATTGGGAAGTTTCCTGCGCCGGACGAATCTGGACGAAATGCCCCAGTTTCTGAATGTCCTGCTAGGCGATATGAGCCTGGTTGGTCCCCGGCCCCACGCGATTCAGGATGATAGCCAGTATTGGTTTAGCCTGACTGATTACGCCCAGCGCTATACAGTGCGGCCCGGTATAACGGGGCTAGCCCAGGTGCGCGGGGCGCGCGGAGAAACGGACAAATTGATTAAGATGAAACATCGGCTACGGTATGACCTCTATTACATAAAACGGCAGTCGCTGGTGTTTGACCTGATGCTGTGCTGGTTAACGGTAATGTCGATGTTAAAAAGCACTTCAATTCTTAATCAGGTCATTGCAGCTCTGCCCGTAAGAGCCAAAAACCTGAAGAGTAAAATAGGAGCACAGACGAATGTAAGTCAGAGCTTATAA
- a CDS encoding SDR family oxidoreductase, whose product MKDKVVLITGASSGIGRAMAFAFGREGASLVICARKAEALKTASDELRQAGINVLALTADVSVETDVKNLIEQTVAHFGRLDILINNAGMSHRSMLIDTEPAVIQTLMDINFMGTVYATRYALPFIQEAKGSIVGISSIAGYRGLPVRSGYSASKFAMNGFLEAVRTELLHTGVHVLTACPGFTASNIRFSALDAHGQAKGETMRDEGNMMTAEECADHILRAVKSRKRELVLTTQGKVTVFLNKWLPSLMDKLVYNTLAKEKDSPLK is encoded by the coding sequence ATGAAAGATAAAGTAGTACTCATTACCGGTGCTTCGTCAGGCATCGGACGCGCCATGGCCTTTGCTTTTGGGCGCGAAGGCGCCAGCCTTGTCATCTGTGCCCGCAAAGCCGAAGCCCTGAAAACTGCCAGCGACGAATTACGTCAGGCCGGCATCAATGTCTTGGCCCTGACCGCTGATGTCAGCGTCGAAACCGACGTTAAAAACCTTATTGAACAGACTGTAGCCCATTTTGGCAGGCTTGATATCCTGATCAATAACGCAGGCATGTCGCATCGTTCCATGCTGATTGACACCGAACCCGCCGTTATTCAGACATTGATGGACATCAATTTCATGGGCACCGTGTATGCTACCCGTTACGCTCTCCCCTTTATTCAGGAAGCCAAAGGGTCTATTGTCGGCATTTCGTCGATTGCGGGTTACCGTGGGTTGCCTGTACGAAGTGGCTATTCGGCCTCGAAGTTTGCCATGAATGGTTTTCTGGAAGCGGTTCGGACCGAGTTGTTACATACGGGTGTGCATGTGCTAACCGCCTGTCCAGGCTTTACGGCCTCGAATATTCGTTTTTCAGCACTGGACGCACATGGGCAGGCTAAAGGCGAAACCATGCGGGATGAGGGCAATATGATGACTGCCGAGGAGTGTGCCGACCATATTTTACGGGCCGTGAAAAGTCGTAAACGCGAGTTGGTGCTGACCACCCAGGGAAAAGTCACCGTATTCCTGAACAAGTGGTTACCCAGCCTGATGGATAAACTGGTATACAACACCCTGGCGAAGGAAAAAGACTCGCCATTAAAATGA
- a CDS encoding acyltransferase family protein produces the protein MPAHFILHQLMEPISTKHPVRVYTVDLLRFIAAFSVVLYHYTFRGYYADNLNPVVYPALESVCKYGYLGVNLFFIISGYVILMSAYKKSLPQFLVSRISRLYPAYWVACTLTFLVVWFFAPSKNTAAWSYYYDLSLPKYLVNLTMLQRFAGVVNVDGVYWTLGVELSFYALISVLIFHKLFDQLIPILIGWLAITAILGPDSTSPFSLLLFPKYSPFFIAGMLFYLLQTRFATPWKLYTLLGLSLLLAMRSIVRESEEYSQHFGQEFSPLVGLTLLFSFYIVFWLIVHGRLALTSYSWLAMAGALTYPLYLLHHNIGFILFYRLSTSVNKYLLLVFLIGIMLFGAYLIHTLVEKKFGPMLGQTLSRRLHSIARVRHI, from the coding sequence TTGCCTGCTCACTTTATTCTGCACCAGTTGATGGAGCCTATTTCTACCAAACATCCGGTCCGGGTATATACGGTTGATTTACTGCGTTTTATAGCTGCGTTCTCGGTCGTGCTTTATCATTACACATTTCGCGGTTATTATGCTGATAACCTTAACCCGGTTGTGTATCCCGCCCTCGAATCAGTATGTAAGTATGGCTATTTGGGGGTGAATTTATTTTTTATAATCAGCGGCTACGTTATTTTGATGTCAGCGTATAAGAAGAGCCTGCCGCAATTTCTCGTATCGAGAATCTCCCGCCTTTACCCAGCTTATTGGGTTGCCTGTACCCTAACATTTCTGGTTGTGTGGTTTTTTGCCCCATCGAAAAACACGGCAGCCTGGTCCTACTATTACGACCTTTCTCTACCAAAATACCTCGTTAACTTAACCATGCTCCAACGCTTTGCCGGTGTAGTCAACGTAGACGGCGTATACTGGACGTTAGGGGTCGAGCTTAGTTTTTACGCATTGATTTCGGTACTTATTTTCCATAAACTTTTCGATCAGCTCATTCCCATTCTCATCGGCTGGCTGGCTATAACGGCCATTCTGGGTCCTGACTCAACGAGCCCTTTTAGTTTGTTGCTCTTCCCCAAATACAGCCCGTTTTTTATAGCGGGTATGTTATTTTATTTGCTGCAAACCAGATTCGCGACTCCCTGGAAACTCTATACTTTATTAGGCCTTTCTTTGCTACTCGCCATGCGCTCGATTGTCCGGGAAAGCGAGGAATACAGTCAGCATTTCGGGCAGGAGTTTTCCCCGCTGGTAGGCCTGACTCTGTTATTTTCCTTCTACATTGTCTTCTGGCTGATTGTCCATGGTCGGCTTGCTCTGACCTCCTATAGCTGGCTGGCCATGGCCGGTGCCCTTACGTATCCATTATACCTGCTTCATCACAACATCGGCTTTATCCTGTTTTACCGATTGAGCACCTCGGTCAACAAATACTTGTTGCTGGTCTTTCTAATCGGGATTATGCTTTTCGGCGCGTACCTCATCCATACGCTGGTTGAGAAGAAATTTGGCCCGATGCTGGGACAAACGTTGAGCAGGCGTTTACACTCCATTGCCCGCGTAAGACATATATAA
- the rlmD gene encoding 23S rRNA (uracil(1939)-C(5))-methyltransferase RlmD, translated as MRRKIHKTPERLAGVRIDTVAAEGKCIVRTDEGVIFVENPTGGPGVAPGDVVDLRITNSKKQYREAVAERVHEWSSLRAEPFCEHFGTCGGCKWQHIQYPEQLSFKHQQVVDHLTRIGKVALPTILPIMAAHPTQYYRNKLEFTCAEGRWLTSTEVRTDEPIDQRAVGFHVPGRFDKVLPIQHCYLQPDPSNAIRLAVADYVYQNGMTLYNLKLHTGYLRTLIIRTADTTQQLMVTLQVAQDNPELLNGLMNHLAALFPQITSLNYILNTKKNDSYQDQEVINWAGKPYIEEQMDAGGTVPLTFRVGPKSFYQTNAQQAYNLYKVAREFAGLTGQERVYDLYTGTGTIALFVARLAKHVVGVEYVEASVADARVNAEVNGITNTTFVAGDMKDILTDDFFAQHGRPDVVITDPPRAGMDEAVTRQLLKAAPERIVYVSCNTATQARDLGILDEGYIVTGVQPVDMFPHTHHVENVVVLTRR; from the coding sequence ATGCGTAGGAAGATCCATAAAACACCCGAACGGTTGGCTGGCGTTCGAATCGATACCGTAGCCGCCGAAGGGAAGTGTATAGTGCGTACGGATGAAGGTGTAATTTTCGTTGAAAACCCAACCGGTGGACCAGGTGTTGCGCCCGGCGACGTGGTTGATCTTCGTATAACTAACTCCAAAAAACAGTATCGCGAAGCGGTTGCCGAGCGCGTGCATGAATGGTCGTCATTGCGGGCAGAACCTTTCTGCGAGCATTTTGGAACCTGTGGCGGTTGCAAATGGCAACACATTCAATATCCTGAACAACTGAGCTTTAAGCACCAGCAGGTGGTCGATCACCTGACGCGTATTGGCAAAGTGGCTTTGCCCACTATTCTGCCCATTATGGCCGCTCATCCAACCCAGTATTACCGAAATAAACTCGAATTTACCTGTGCGGAAGGCCGTTGGCTGACCTCGACCGAAGTACGAACTGACGAACCCATTGACCAGCGGGCGGTTGGCTTTCATGTGCCCGGCCGGTTTGACAAAGTGCTGCCGATTCAGCACTGTTACCTCCAGCCCGACCCGTCCAACGCTATCCGGCTGGCCGTGGCTGACTATGTGTACCAAAATGGGATGACGTTGTATAATCTCAAATTGCATACCGGTTATCTGCGGACGCTCATTATCCGTACTGCCGATACTACGCAGCAGCTTATGGTAACGTTGCAGGTAGCGCAGGACAACCCCGAGTTGCTCAACGGGTTAATGAATCATCTGGCCGCTTTGTTTCCGCAAATTACGTCGCTGAATTATATTCTGAACACCAAGAAAAACGACAGTTATCAGGATCAGGAGGTTATTAACTGGGCAGGCAAACCCTATATCGAAGAGCAGATGGATGCCGGGGGAACGGTTCCCCTGACCTTCCGGGTTGGACCGAAATCGTTCTACCAAACCAACGCCCAGCAGGCCTATAACCTCTACAAGGTTGCCCGTGAATTTGCTGGCCTGACAGGGCAGGAGCGGGTATACGACCTCTACACCGGTACTGGCACGATTGCCCTTTTCGTGGCCCGTCTGGCAAAACATGTGGTGGGTGTCGAGTACGTCGAGGCATCGGTGGCCGATGCCCGCGTCAATGCCGAAGTAAATGGGATTACCAACACCACCTTCGTGGCAGGGGATATGAAAGACATTCTGACGGATGACTTTTTTGCCCAACACGGCCGCCCTGATGTCGTGATTACCGATCCCCCCCGGGCTGGTATGGACGAAGCGGTAACGCGTCAGCTACTGAAGGCGGCCCCCGAACGAATTGTGTATGTGAGCTGCAACACCGCTACCCAGGCCCGCGATCTGGGTATTCTGGATGAAGGGTATATCGTTACCGGTGTGCAACCGGTCGATATGTTTCCCCACACGCACCATGTCGAAAATGTTGTGGTGTTGACAAGACGTTAA
- a CDS encoding polysaccharide deacetylase family protein has protein sequence MIHFVRYAPILLFGLLLCLSGHSWAQRLTWPNGAKAAICLTYDDAMSSQLEQAIPVLNSLQLKGTFFLNSLADNNASEQWRQAAQQGHELANHTLFHPCLAAKGWKPVWALDNYTFDRVLKEVQSMNTQLYLLDGKKTKRTFAFPCGDTTAGGVSYLDTLRRSGLVSYGRMVGDANAVVTDFENLDLLQVPSLAVQPEHTAADLIAYAEKAAQQGGLGVYLFHGVGSQWIAVSAAEHKKLAEYLANHKQTYWITTFDNAMNYVSQWQKSHPSSVHSK, from the coding sequence ATGATACATTTCGTACGCTACGCGCCTATTCTTCTGTTTGGTCTGTTGCTTTGTTTATCGGGTCATAGCTGGGCACAGCGCCTGACATGGCCCAATGGTGCCAAAGCAGCTATTTGCCTGACCTATGATGATGCCATGAGTAGCCAGCTCGAACAGGCCATTCCCGTTCTCAATTCACTGCAGTTAAAGGGCACGTTTTTTCTTAACTCGCTAGCCGATAACAACGCAAGTGAGCAATGGCGACAGGCGGCTCAGCAAGGTCACGAACTGGCAAACCATACGCTGTTTCACCCTTGTCTGGCAGCAAAAGGCTGGAAACCCGTCTGGGCACTGGATAATTACACCTTCGACCGAGTGCTGAAAGAAGTTCAATCCATGAATACGCAATTGTACTTACTGGATGGAAAGAAAACCAAACGCACGTTTGCCTTTCCCTGTGGCGACACGACGGCGGGTGGCGTTTCATACCTGGACACCCTGCGTCGGTCAGGTTTGGTCAGTTACGGTCGTATGGTTGGCGACGCCAACGCCGTGGTCACTGATTTCGAGAACCTTGATCTTCTGCAGGTACCTTCGCTGGCTGTGCAACCAGAACATACTGCTGCCGACCTGATTGCCTATGCCGAAAAAGCTGCTCAACAGGGTGGTCTGGGCGTTTATCTGTTTCATGGCGTAGGAAGTCAATGGATAGCGGTATCGGCTGCGGAGCATAAAAAACTGGCCGAATACCTGGCGAACCACAAACAGACCTACTGGATAACGACTTTTGATAATGCAATGAACTATGTGTCGCAATGGCAGAAAAGCCATCCGTCGTCAGTGCATTCGAAATAG
- a CDS encoding helix-hairpin-helix domain-containing protein, with product MFSRFQALIRDYFGFSHKETRGFLVLLFLTILCLLIPFAYRLLSDSTPVDTSAADQRKLDSLVALMQIEEAKQPKFADRGEKEKTTAERFSDPKLVHFDPNTISVAGWQQLGVPRWMAERIEKYRSKGGQFRRKEDLLKIYDFPPDLYDQLEPYITLKETPQSTQFKNDRFTANKPFPNQPYKPNDRPAYSERPAKPVLQPFDINTADTAQLIALKGIGATLAGRIVKFRDALGGFVSTDQFREIYGLDSLALTELQTFGKIRSSVRKIPVNTASAEELDRHPFLSRRQAQIIVNYREQHGAYTSAESLKPIRVLDAKTIEKIAPYLEF from the coding sequence ATGTTCAGCCGCTTTCAAGCCCTCATCCGCGATTATTTTGGCTTTTCGCACAAGGAAACTAGAGGATTTCTCGTCCTGCTTTTCCTGACGATACTCTGCCTGCTTATTCCTTTTGCTTATCGACTCCTATCCGACAGCACGCCGGTTGATACTTCGGCCGCCGATCAGCGTAAACTGGACAGTCTGGTGGCGCTGATGCAAATAGAAGAGGCTAAACAACCCAAATTCGCTGATCGCGGAGAGAAAGAAAAAACCACAGCCGAACGGTTCAGCGACCCTAAACTTGTCCATTTCGACCCGAATACGATCAGTGTGGCCGGTTGGCAGCAGTTGGGCGTACCCCGCTGGATGGCCGAACGAATTGAAAAATATCGCAGCAAAGGCGGTCAGTTTCGCCGGAAAGAAGATTTGCTAAAAATCTATGATTTCCCGCCTGACCTGTATGATCAACTCGAACCCTACATTACCCTGAAGGAAACGCCCCAGTCAACCCAATTTAAAAACGACCGGTTTACGGCGAACAAACCCTTCCCGAATCAGCCTTATAAACCGAACGACCGCCCCGCCTATTCTGAACGACCTGCAAAGCCTGTTCTTCAACCGTTCGATATCAACACCGCCGATACCGCTCAATTGATTGCCCTGAAAGGGATTGGCGCCACGCTGGCGGGTCGTATCGTTAAGTTCCGGGATGCACTCGGCGGTTTTGTTTCAACCGATCAGTTTCGCGAAATCTACGGCCTTGACTCGCTGGCGTTAACCGAATTGCAGACGTTTGGCAAGATCCGCTCGTCGGTGCGCAAGATTCCCGTGAATACCGCTTCGGCTGAGGAGCTGGACAGGCATCCTTTTTTATCCCGTCGGCAAGCGCAGATTATCGTGAATTACCGCGAACAACATGGGGCATATACATCGGCAGAATCGCTGAAACCTATCCGCGTTCTGGATGCGAAAACCATTGAGAAGATAGCGCCCTATCTGGAATTCTAA
- a CDS encoding MBOAT family O-acyltransferase, with amino-acid sequence MLFNSLQFLVYFIIVTLAYYYLGWSGRWRLLLLASVYFYMVFKPAYILILGLTIGIDYLAGLWLEKTQGTARRRVLLLSLITNIGILVFFKYIGFFTDNAATLFDLAGLHDVAQTVTSFSSQVFVAVLNLFGQSGITSFKDNLSILPIGLSFHTFQAMSYTIEVYRGHQKAERHFGIYALYVMFYPQLVAGPIERPQNVLWQFHRYFRYDFENVKAGLMQMAFGFFKKTVIADRLAMTVNQAYTQPDQQNGLTMLVATFFFTFQIYCDFSGYSDIAIGAARVMGFDLMENFRAPYLAQSVSEFWRRWHISLSTWFRDYVYIPLGGSRKGESRQYVNLLIVFLISGLWHGPNWTYVIWGGLNGFYQVLAVLREKALARFGFPATSFQRIHLPIPDRPTHLPAWRAILNTVLTFGLIMLTWVFFRAASVSDALLILHRIATLSLLEPIRSPLNAAEMWFSLVLIGLLLLKEYHYLSIPTRHTGRFYLLFTTLIFVIYFFGVFNANQFIYFQF; translated from the coding sequence ATGCTTTTTAATTCACTCCAGTTCCTGGTTTATTTTATTATTGTCACGCTGGCTTATTATTACCTGGGCTGGAGCGGGCGATGGCGGCTATTACTGCTGGCGAGCGTTTACTTTTACATGGTTTTCAAGCCCGCCTATATCCTCATTCTGGGGCTAACCATCGGTATCGACTACCTGGCAGGTCTCTGGCTGGAAAAAACACAGGGTACCGCCCGCCGTAGGGTACTTTTGCTCTCGCTGATTACCAACATCGGCATTCTCGTCTTCTTTAAATACATCGGCTTTTTTACCGATAATGCGGCCACCCTGTTCGATCTGGCCGGGCTGCATGACGTAGCCCAAACGGTTACCTCCTTTTCGAGCCAAGTATTTGTGGCTGTGCTGAACCTGTTTGGTCAGAGTGGCATCACGTCCTTCAAAGACAACCTGAGCATCCTGCCGATCGGTCTGTCATTTCACACGTTTCAGGCCATGAGCTACACCATCGAAGTGTATCGTGGCCACCAAAAAGCCGAGCGGCATTTCGGCATTTACGCACTTTATGTCATGTTTTATCCGCAACTGGTGGCTGGTCCCATTGAGCGCCCCCAGAATGTACTCTGGCAATTTCACCGTTATTTTCGTTATGATTTTGAGAACGTTAAGGCAGGACTGATGCAGATGGCCTTTGGCTTTTTCAAGAAAACGGTCATTGCCGATCGACTGGCAATGACCGTCAATCAGGCGTATACGCAGCCCGATCAGCAAAACGGGCTAACGATGCTGGTGGCCACATTTTTCTTTACCTTCCAGATCTATTGCGACTTTTCGGGCTACTCGGATATTGCCATCGGGGCAGCCAGGGTAATGGGCTTCGACCTAATGGAGAACTTCCGGGCCCCTTACCTGGCGCAGTCGGTGTCCGAATTCTGGCGACGCTGGCATATTTCACTCTCGACCTGGTTTCGGGATTATGTTTACATTCCGCTGGGCGGTAGCCGTAAAGGCGAGTCTCGTCAGTACGTCAACCTGCTGATTGTGTTTCTGATCAGTGGTCTCTGGCATGGCCCTAACTGGACTTATGTGATCTGGGGAGGATTGAACGGGTTCTATCAGGTGCTGGCGGTTCTGCGCGAGAAAGCACTGGCCCGGTTCGGTTTTCCGGCTACCAGCTTCCAACGAATTCATTTACCCATCCCGGATCGGCCAACCCATTTGCCTGCATGGCGGGCTATCCTGAATACCGTCCTGACGTTTGGGCTCATCATGCTGACCTGGGTATTTTTCCGAGCGGCCAGTGTGAGCGACGCCTTGCTCATTCTTCATCGTATTGCCACCCTCTCCCTGCTGGAGCCCATTCGTAGCCCGCTCAATGCTGCGGAGATGTGGTTTAGCCTGGTGCTGATCGGCTTACTGCTCCTTAAAGAATATCACTATCTATCGATTCCGACACGCCATACAGGCCGGTTTTACCTACTTTTTACAACACTTATTTTCGTTATTTATTTTTTCGGCGTTTTTAATGCTAATCAGTTTATTTATTTTCAATTTTAG
- a CDS encoding gliding motility-associated C-terminal domain-containing protein, whose amino-acid sequence MPNLYRSFLVPLLLTCSLLVMSPLAQATHIVGGELELRYLGTQGAYTHRIILNLYFDNVNGNPGADDGLVSVGVFAKRTNQLIGYVPLNRISSEFVAYTKPACTNASVLSTRLIRHSLDLTLDPNVFNDAGGYYMTWERCCRNGTITNIEDPGGAGSTFYLEFPAIVSGQTRVVNSSPTFTIPKGDYACIGQPFTLDFSAKDSDNDSLVYSLVTPYNGFSTKDVPNPGAGSTLANPYFTPGPYPTIRWRNGISVANEIPGTAPLRVNPQSGLLSVTPSQAGLFVFSVEVVEYRAGKAIGRVRRDYQVLVLDCPKNNAPKLLFRPDGQKEFYRQGTVLTIAEKDTNCLTLFVTDIDPSQHITVTNMSGSLPGLTLAPGELTTRTSHDTLQVKFCFGRCVGGNGTPVTLLLRATDDGCPQGLSDTLSVRLNIIPSANNKPLAGTDLPNNKASISVGTSLTFNAFGTDIDNDNVTIQAVGRGFTLAQAGMSFGSASGVGKVSQPFVWKPTCAQATQTAYLVDFIVTDTRCNRNLRDTVTVNLAAIGLPSQPPSVRTTLAQQTVELVVSPSDSAGRTAFDVLGNDPDRDTLRLTAVGRGFDVKAAGMAFTDKSGLPTLQSPFAWKPTCELMAGKAEATFVVDFMVDDRSCQPNHLAVTTVTFTVKNPSFNADIKIPNVFTPNGDGINDYFAVSNLPENTCDEQFKSIEVTNRWGQTVFKSADPKFRWYGTDAPSGTYYYLLTTSKRNFKGTVTIIR is encoded by the coding sequence ATGCCGAATTTGTACCGTTCTTTTTTAGTACCTCTTTTGTTGACCTGTTCGCTGTTGGTTATGAGCCCGTTGGCCCAGGCAACGCATATTGTTGGTGGCGAACTTGAACTTCGCTACCTCGGCACTCAGGGCGCTTACACCCATCGCATTATCCTCAATTTGTACTTCGATAATGTAAATGGCAATCCGGGAGCTGATGATGGACTCGTATCGGTGGGTGTTTTCGCGAAACGAACCAACCAGTTGATTGGGTATGTACCCCTTAACCGGATTAGCAGTGAGTTTGTCGCCTACACCAAACCCGCCTGTACAAATGCCAGCGTATTAAGTACCCGCCTGATTCGGCATAGCCTGGATCTCACGCTCGACCCGAACGTATTCAACGATGCCGGTGGCTACTACATGACCTGGGAACGGTGCTGCCGCAATGGTACAATTACGAATATTGAAGATCCAGGCGGGGCTGGCTCAACTTTTTATCTGGAGTTCCCGGCCATTGTTTCAGGCCAAACCCGCGTTGTCAACTCATCGCCAACTTTCACAATTCCGAAAGGTGACTATGCCTGCATCGGTCAGCCATTTACCCTTGATTTTAGTGCAAAAGATAGCGACAACGACAGTTTAGTTTATTCGCTGGTAACTCCTTACAATGGCTTTAGCACAAAAGACGTCCCCAATCCTGGTGCGGGTTCTACGTTGGCAAACCCTTATTTTACCCCAGGCCCTTACCCCACCATTCGCTGGCGTAATGGCATATCAGTTGCCAACGAAATTCCCGGAACGGCCCCGCTACGCGTAAATCCGCAGTCGGGTTTGCTCAGCGTAACCCCAAGCCAGGCAGGCCTGTTTGTCTTCTCCGTCGAAGTTGTTGAATACCGGGCCGGAAAAGCCATCGGACGGGTACGCCGTGATTATCAGGTGCTGGTACTTGACTGCCCGAAGAACAATGCGCCCAAACTTCTTTTCCGTCCCGATGGTCAGAAAGAGTTCTACAGACAGGGAACGGTGTTGACCATTGCCGAAAAAGACACCAACTGCCTGACGTTATTTGTCACCGATATTGACCCGAGCCAGCACATTACGGTAACGAATATGAGTGGCTCGCTACCCGGCCTTACCCTCGCCCCCGGCGAACTGACTACCCGAACCAGTCATGATACCTTACAAGTCAAGTTTTGCTTTGGTCGATGCGTTGGCGGCAATGGCACACCGGTTACCTTACTCCTTCGAGCCACGGACGACGGGTGTCCACAAGGCTTGAGCGATACGCTCAGCGTTCGCCTGAATATCATTCCGTCGGCCAACAACAAACCGCTGGCAGGAACCGATTTACCAAACAACAAAGCCAGCATTAGCGTCGGAACATCTCTGACTTTCAATGCCTTTGGCACCGATATTGACAATGATAACGTTACGATTCAGGCCGTTGGTCGTGGCTTTACCCTGGCTCAGGCAGGCATGAGTTTCGGTTCGGCCTCGGGAGTGGGTAAAGTTTCGCAACCGTTCGTCTGGAAACCCACCTGTGCCCAGGCGACTCAGACAGCCTATCTGGTCGATTTCATCGTAACCGATACCCGCTGTAACCGAAACCTGCGCGATACGGTAACGGTGAACCTGGCCGCGATTGGCTTGCCCAGTCAACCACCCAGTGTGCGGACAACGCTCGCCCAGCAAACCGTTGAGCTAGTTGTTAGCCCCAGCGACTCCGCCGGTCGGACAGCGTTCGATGTGCTGGGCAATGACCCGGACCGCGACACGCTTCGGTTAACCGCTGTTGGCCGGGGATTTGATGTTAAAGCCGCGGGTATGGCATTTACAGACAAATCTGGCCTGCCAACGCTCCAATCGCCGTTTGCCTGGAAACCCACCTGCGAACTGATGGCGGGGAAAGCCGAAGCAACCTTCGTGGTGGATTTTATGGTCGATGACCGCTCCTGCCAGCCCAACCATCTGGCCGTTACAACGGTTACGTTTACCGTTAAAAATCCGTCGTTCAATGCTGATATAAAGATACCCAATGTATTTACACCAAATGGCGATGGCATAAATGACTACTTCGCCGTCAGTAACTTACCGGAAAATACCTGCGATGAACAGTTTAAATCTATTGAGGTAACGAATCGCTGGGGGCAAACGGTTTTCAAGTCGGCGGACCCAAAATTTCGCTGGTACGGTACAGACGCCCCATCGGGCACCTACTACTATCTGCTCACAACATCAAAGCGAAACTTTAAAGGAACGGTGACAATCATACGCTAA